Within bacterium, the genomic segment AAGGAATTTATCATGTATCTTCTGGTTGGCCTCGGCAATCCGGGTAAAAAATACGAAAAAACAAGACACAACCTTGGTTTTATGGCAATTGATGAATTATCCGCCAAATATGATATTTTACTTCGGAAACACGAGGATTTTTACGAAATTGGCAAAGACGAAATTCAAAATGAAAAGGTAATTTTATTAAAACCTCTTACTTTTATGAATAAAAGCGGAGAGGCTGTTTCATATCTTGCCCAAAAAAAAGCTATCGATTTTGCAAAAATACTGCTTATTTATGATGATTTAAACTTGCCTTTAGGAAAATTCCGCATCCGCCCGAAAGGCAGCGCCGGCGGGCATAACGGAATGACATCCGTTATTGAAAGCCTTGGTTCAAAGGATTTCCCGAGATTAAGAATCGGGATCGGTTCTCCGGATAATATCCCATGGGAAAAATATGTCCTTCAGAATTTCTCTTCACAGGAAGAAAAAACAATCCGGAATTCATTAGAAAAAATACCGGAAGTTGTTGAAGTTTTTATTCAAAAAGACATTGCCGCGGCAATGGAGTATATAGGCAGAATCAAATAAACAAGGGGGCTTGACCCTTTGTTTCAATCTTACCGGACCTTTGAAAACTGGA encodes:
- the pth gene encoding aminoacyl-tRNA hydrolase, giving the protein MYLLVGLGNPGKKYEKTRHNLGFMAIDELSAKYDILLRKHEDFYEIGKDEIQNEKVILLKPLTFMNKSGEAVSYLAQKKAIDFAKILLIYDDLNLPLGKFRIRPKGSAGGHNGMTSVIESLGSKDFPRLRIGIGSPDNIPWEKYVLQNFSSQEEKTIRNSLEKIPEVVEVFIQKDIAAAMEYIGRIK